CGCGCGGCGAGCACGGCGAGGAGGACGAGGCCGGCGAGCCCGGCGGCGATCGCGAGCGCGGTCAGCAGGTCGGGGCGTACGGCGAGAGCGTCCCGGGTGCCGCTGAGCGCGGCCAGGTCGAAGCCGCCGCCCGCCACGGCCGTCAGGAGCAGCCCGCTGGCGGCGGCGGCCAGCACGGACGCGACCACGATCGGCACCAGCGACCACACGCCGATCCGGCGGGCGGCCCCGGCGTCGGCGCCGATCGCGGCGAGCACCCGGGCGACCCGGCGTCGCGACGGTGCCCCGAGGGCCGCGGTCAGGAGGACCGCGAAGGCCGCCAGCGCCCCGGCCACGGCCAGCGCGACGGTCAGCGTGGAGAGCGTGCGGGCGACGGCCGGGGCCTCGAGGTGCTCGGCCGTGATCCCGGCCCGGCTGGTGACGATGGCCTGCGGGTCGCTCCGGCGTACGGTCTCGACGACGTCGGCCATGTCGGGGCTGCCTCCCAGCAGCACGATCTCGTAGGAGCCGAGGTCGCGGTCGGTCGCCTCCTCGAGCTGGGTCACGTCGACCAGCAGGAACGAGCCGCCCTGGCTGATGCCCGGGAGCGAGTCGACGCGGTCGACGACCTCGACGTCGACCTGCGACTGGGCGTAGCGCAGCAGCCCGCGATCGTCGTCGAGGGAGAGGTCGGGGGAGGCGACGCCGGTGAGGGTGCCGTCGGCGGTCGGGGCGAGGTCGAGCCCGGAGAGCGAGCCGTCGCCGACCCGGGCGAGGGCTGCGGGGTCGACCCCGACCAGCTGCACGCCCTCGACCCCGGTGCGGGTGGAGAAGGAGGTGCTGTCGGCGCTGAAGACCGGCGCCACGGTCGAGACGCCCGGGAGCGCGGCCAGCCGGTCGACGTCCTCGTCGTCGAGCCCGCCGGCGAGGATGCCGACGTCGGCGCCGACCTGCTCCCAGCCGGCCAGCTCGGCGCCGCGGCGGAGCGTGTCGGTCGCGGAGACGGCCAGCACCGCGGCGGCGACCGCGAGCACCATCGCCGTGCTGGCGACGACGACCTGCCGGGCCACGGCGACCGACTCGGTGAGGGAGACGACAGGTGACACAGACCGGCTGCGGCGGGCCACCCGGCGCAGCGCCACGAGGCCGACCTGGAGCAGCCGGACCGTCACGACCGCCGAGGCCGCACCAACCAGCAGCGGCAGCGCCAGCAGCAACGGGTCGCCCGGCGCCAGGGCGCCGCCGACCAGGACGAGCGCGGTCGCGCCCCCGGCCAGCACGACGGCCACGACCTGCAGCGCGTCGGCGACGACGGCCTGCAGCTGTCCGTCGCCGGAGGAGCGGGGGACCACCTGGGCTGCCGTGACGACCACGACGCAGGCGGCGGCCGCCGCGGCGACGACGGCGAGGTCGGAGCCCGACGGGGTGCTGCCGGAGGCCAGCCAGACGCCTGCCAGCCCGACCGCCACGCCAGGGATCGCCATCGCGAGCGCCTCGGCCCCGCGGCGCAGCACCAGCCACCGGCCCGAGGCGCCGCGGGCGCGCACCACCGCCGTGACCGGCGTACGTCGGCCGCCGAGCACCGTGGCCGCGGCGAGGAGCACCGCGAGCGCCCCCGTCGCGAGGGCGGTGGCGGTCAGGACGATCAGCCCGTCGCTGGTCCGGCGCTGGTCGACGACGTCCTGGGCGAGGTCGGCGATGCCGGTCGCGGCCCCGACCCCGGCCGCCTCGACCGCCGGCGGCCAGTCCTGCAGCTGCACCTGCCGGCCCTCCTCCACCAGCACCTCGGCGTCACCGGCCGCCGGGGTCCCGGCCGGGTCGAAGGTGACCAGGACGCTCGGGTCGCCGAGCCAGGGCGCACCCAGCACGGTGTCGACGTCGGCGGCGAGGGCGGTGGCGCGGACCAGGTTGAACTCCGGCTGGACCGAGATGTTGGGCTTGCGGAGGGCGGTGACGTCGTCGAGCGCCGTCGGGGCGGGGTCGGCCCCGCGGAAGGTCCCGACGACGCGGAGCACCGCGGGTGGTGCGACGTCGCCGCGGTAGGTCGGGCTGTCGAGGGCGACCCAGCTGCCGACCGGGAGCTCCATCTCGACCGCCGCGGACTCCTCGAGCACGACCTCCACCACCGCGGAGTCGGCGGGGCCGTCGTAGGAGGCGGCGATCCTCGGCGGCAGCGTCCGGACCGCGCTGCCGGGGCGCGGCAGCCGGCCCTCGACGACGTCGACGAGGGGCTCGGGATCGGTCATACCCGCCACCGACAGGAAGGCGGGCTCGCCGGGCCGGCGCGGCAACCGGTCGGGCGCCATCTCCGTGGTGACCGCGAGGGCCCGGGGCGGGTCGAAGAAGGCGGCGAGGGGCGGTGCGAGCGCCTCCTCGACGCGGTCGCTCACCGTCGGCGGCAGGGCGTCGTTGGTCACGGCGGTGTAGGTCACCTGCAGCTGGGTGCTGCCGTAGCTCGCGCTCTCGAAGAGCGAGGCCGCCAGGTCGTCGGCGCTGCTGCGCAGCCAGAGCCCGGTGCCGGCCGCCGCCGCGACCACGAGCGTGCAGAGGCTGGTCACCAGCAGCACCATCCCGCGCTCGGCGAGGCTGGCGCGGGGGATCAGGCCGCTCATCGGCCACCTCCCGTGTCGGGGGCGGAGAGGCCGGGGCCGTGGTCGCGGCGCACCAGCCAGACCAGGGCCAGCAGCGGCAGCGTGACCATGACCAGGGGCGGCAGCAGGAGCGGGAGCCACGGCACCACGAGCTGCGGCTCGGGCTGCAGCAGCCGGCCGTCGGGGCCGAGCGTCATCGAGACCAGGGTCACCGCGGCGACCGCCGTACCGGCGAGCACGCCGACCACGACGCCCGCGCCCGTGACGAAGGCATGCTCCCAGGCGAGGACCCCCGTCAGCGACCGTCGGTCACCGCCGGCGGCGCCGAGCATCCGTGCCTGGTCGGCCCGCTCCCGTCGGCGCAGCAGCACGACGGAGACGAGCAGCAGGGTGCCGACCACCAGCGTTCCGGCCGCCGTCAGGACCAGCACCTGCGCCAGGGCCGCGCCGCCGGTGCTGGGGTCGTCGTCGAGGCGGCGGAGCACGTCGTCGCGGGTGAGGACGTCGGCGGCGAGGTCGGGACGCTCCCGGACCGCGTCGGCCACGTCGTCCTCGCGGCCCGACGCCACCGTCAGCCACCACTCGTCGGGCTCCTCGGCGGCCCGCACGACCGGCCCCGCGGCGCGGGCGTCCATCAGGATGCCGCCGCTCCCGTCGGTGACGGTGCGCAGCGCGGGCAGCACGACCGCGACCTCGAGGCCGGTCGGCACTCCGAACACCGACAGCGTCACGGTGTCGCCGACGTCGAGCGAGGCGTCGTCGGCCAGGTCCTCGGTGACGGCCACGGGCACGGTGTCGCCGGTGCCGTCGGCGAGGGGAGAGAGGTCCACGTCGGCGTCGCCGACCAGGTCGGCCGGGTCGGTCGCGGACAGGTCGGCGAGCAGCGCGTCGGCGGGCAGGTCGTCGACGAAGAGGCTGTCCCGGTCCACCGGGCTCACCGACTCCACGCCGGTCACCGCGGCGAGTGCCTCGCGCTCCGCCTCGACCCCGGCCCGTTGCGCGTCGGGGGGTGCGGTGACGCGGACGTCCGGCCCGGCGACGTACGACGCGCGCTCCGACCGGGCGGCCTCGCTGCTGCTGCGCTCGACCGCGGCGAAGGCGAGGGTGCCGGAGGCGAGGGTGACCGCGAGCGCGAGCGGGACCGTGCGGGACACGGCGCGGGCGGCGAAGCGCGAGCCGAGGGCCAGCGGCACGCCGCGCGAGCCCACCAGCCGCGCGAGCAGCCGGAAGAGGGGCGGCAGGCCGAGCAGCGCGACGAGCACGGCCACGGCCAGCATCAGCAGCGCGGGGGAGGCGACCAGCAGCGGGTCGACGGTCGACGTCGTGGTCGCGGACTCGACGGACCCGCCGAAGGCCCGCAGCTCGACGACGGCGAGCACCCCGAGCGCGGCCACCAGCAGCACGGTCGCGAGCAGGACGGTGAGCGTACGCCGGCGCTGCCGCTCCACGCTGAGCTGCTGCCCCCGGTCGCCGGTCACGGCACGGACGGCCACCGGCACCGACAGCGCGAGCGCGCAGGCCGCGGCCGCGGCGGTGCTGGCCACCCACGCCGAGAGCGTCAGCGGCGGCCGGACGTCACCGATGCGGACCACCGCGGAGGCGAGCAGCGGCGCGACCACGGCGCCCGCGCCGCACAGCAGCAGCGTCTCGGTGGTGGTCGGGCCGGTCAGCTGCCAGTGGCCGGCGCCGCGCGAGCGCAGCAGCGCCTCGTCGTCCCGGCGCACGACGGCGAGGCCGGCCGCGACGAGCACCAGCCCGGCCGCGGCGACCAGCACCAGCAGCCCGGCCGGGACCAGCAGCGCCCGCAGCACGGTCAGCTCCCGGGCCCGGGTGCTGAGCGACTCGACCAGCCCGGTCTCGGCCTGCACCGTGGTCGAGAGCTCCTCGCCCACGGCCTCGAGCTCGGCGGACGCGGCGACCACCTCGTCCACCAGCGGGGCGAGCTGGTCGGGTCCGAGCGCCTCGAGGTCGGGCACGGCGCGCCACCGCGCGGCGGTCCCGGTGCCGGCGACGTCGGCGAAGCGCTCCGGGGCGACCAGCAGCGCCTCGGGGTCGAGCCCGGAGAGCCAGCGCTCGGTGCCGGGCGGCAGCCCCCAGCGGCCGACCACCACGGCCTCGACCCGCCGCTCGTCGGCGCGACCGACGAGCCGGAGCTCGTCACCGACGGCGAGGTCGCCGCTCGCGGGGACGACGACCTCGAGCGGCCCGGAGGAGTCGGCGGGCAGCCGGCCCTCGGTGACGTCGAGCCGGTCCTCGGCACCATCGACGGTGGCGAAGGTCCGGCCGGGATCGCGCCCGGCGGCGGGGCCGAGCAGGTCGTAGGTGCCGGAGCCCGAGAGCCCGACCACGATGCCGCCGGCCACCCCGACCACCGGGTCGAGCACCGCGCGGACCGCCGCGTCCTGCCCGGCCGGGTCGTCGGCGTCGTACGGGGCGGAGGCGGCGAGCACCGTGTCCTCGGCAGGGGCGACCGCGAGGGCGGAGGCGAGCGCCTCGCGCTGGAGCAGGGTCAGGCTGGCCGCGAGGCCGGCGACCAGCGTGCAGACGACCAGGACGTTGACGGCGACCGACACGACCGGGGCGGGGTTGGCGCCGGCGCGACGCAGGACGAGCGCGAGGGTCGCGGGCAGCCTCATCCGGCGACCTGCTCGTCCATCCGCCTGCCTACCCCCGCTTCCCACGAAGGCCGGCGGCACACCCGGCCGCCGACCGCCGCCGAGCATGTCACAGCCCCGGCCGCGTCGGCGTCAGCCCGTCACGGATCGTTGCGGGGTCGTGATCCCGGTCAGCGCAGGGTGTGGCCGCTGGCCCGGAGGTTCTCGCAGGCCTCCACCACGCGGGCGGCCATGCCGGCCTCTGCGGCCTTGCCCCAGGCGCGAGGGTCGTAGGCCTTCTTGTTGCCGACCTCGCCGTCGACCTTGAGCACGCCGTCGTAGTTGCCGAACATGTGGCCGGCGACGGGACGGGTGAAGGCGTACTGGGTGTCGGTGTCGACGTTCATCTTGATCACGCCGTAGTCGACGGCCGCGCTGATCTCCTCGGCCGTCGAGCCGGAGCCGCCGTGGAAGACGAGGTCGAAGGGACGGTCGCCGGTGTCGCGGCCGAGCTCCTGGGCGGCGGCCTCCTGGGCGGCCTTGAGGATCTCGGGGCGCAGCTTGACGTTGCCGGGCTTGTAGACGCCGTGGACGTTGCCGAAGGTCAGCGCGGTGAGGTAGCGACCCTTCTCGCCCGCTCCGAGCGCGCGCACCGTGGCGACCGCGTCCTCGGGGGTCGTGTAGAGCTGGTCGTTGATCTCGTTGGCGACCCCGTCCTCCTCGCCGCCGACGACGCCGACCTCGATCTCGAGGACGATGTGGGCGGCCGCGCAGCGCGCGAGCAGGTCCTCGGCGATCTGGAGGTTCTCGTCGAGCGGGACCGCGGAGCCGTCCCACATGTGCGACTGGAAGAGCGGCGCCTCGCCCCGGGCGACCCGCTCGGCGGAGATGTCGACCAGCGGCCGGACGAAGCCGTCGAGCTTGTCCTTCGGGCAGTGGTCGGTGTGGAGCGCGATGTTGACGGGGTAGGCCTTGGCCACCTCGGCGGCGTACGCGGCGAAGGCGACCGAGCCGGTCACCATGTTCTTCACCGACGGCCCGGAGAGGTACTCGGCACCGCCGGTGGAGACCTGGATGATCCCGTCGGACTCGGCGTCGGCGAAGCCCTTGAGGGCGGCGTTGAGGGTCTGCGAGGACGAGACGTTGATGGCCGGGAACGCGAACGAGCCGGACTTGGCCGCGTCGAGCATCTCGGCGTACTTCTCAGGAGTGGCGATCGGCATGCCTGCCACCCTAGTGGCTACTCGCGGGTCGCCCCCGGCCGGGAATTCCGTGGTCGGATCGTGGACGTCGGACAACCTGTCGGGGTCGGCCTGCGTATCAGGGGCATGAACCTGATGGAGGAGCTGGAGCGGGCAGTGCCGCCGGGACCGCCCCTGCCGAGCGTGGACGCCCGGCTGGCGGCCGGTCGGCGGGCCCTCGTACGTCGGCGGCTGGCCGGGGCGGTCGGCACGCTCGCGGTCGTGGCCGCGCTGGGCGGCACGGCGTGGGCGGTGACGCCCGCGGAGGACAGGGCCTCGCGCGGGCCGGAGATCGCGACCGACCCGACGCCGTCGCCCACCCAGGTCACCGAGCCGCCGTGGGAGGACGCCACCCCGGTGCGCTACGTGGACGGCGAGCTCGAGGTGCGGCCGGGAGTCGTGGTGCACGAGCGCCTCGAGAACCCCTACGACTTCGCGCCGCCGCGGAGGTCCGACGCCTTCGACCTCACCTTCCGCGGCCAGCGGCAGTGGGTGATCCTGACCGGTGGGCCGGAGAACTTCGGCCTGTCGTCGACGCTCCCGAGCCAGGAGTGGGAGGACTTCGGCGCCTACGTCGAGTCCCAGGCCACCGCCCTGGCCGGCGACGGACGCTGGCGCGACGCCCTCCGGCTGGCCGAGGACGGCACGGTCGTCGCGAGCCCGGGGAGCCAGGTGCTGCAGCGCACCGACGACCCGCGGCTCGGCGACGCGTTCGCCCCGCCGGGCACGCCGACCGGCCTGGCCCTGGTGAGCGCCGCCGGCTCCCGGGAGGTGTCCGTCGTCGCCTGGCGGGTCGTCGACGGGGTGCTCGAGGTCTTCCGGGTGCCTCCGGGGGACGTGGTCGGCGCGACGTTC
This genomic interval from Nocardioides euryhalodurans contains the following:
- a CDS encoding FtsX-like permease family protein, translating into MRLPATLALVLRRAGANPAPVVSVAVNVLVVCTLVAGLAASLTLLQREALASALAVAPAEDTVLAASAPYDADDPAGQDAAVRAVLDPVVGVAGGIVVGLSGSGTYDLLGPAAGRDPGRTFATVDGAEDRLDVTEGRLPADSSGPLEVVVPASGDLAVGDELRLVGRADERRVEAVVVGRWGLPPGTERWLSGLDPEALLVAPERFADVAGTGTAARWRAVPDLEALGPDQLAPLVDEVVAASAELEAVGEELSTTVQAETGLVESLSTRARELTVLRALLVPAGLLVLVAAAGLVLVAAGLAVVRRDDEALLRSRGAGHWQLTGPTTTETLLLCGAGAVVAPLLASAVVRIGDVRPPLTLSAWVASTAAAAACALALSVPVAVRAVTGDRGQQLSVERQRRRTLTVLLATVLLVAALGVLAVVELRAFGGSVESATTTSTVDPLLVASPALLMLAVAVLVALLGLPPLFRLLARLVGSRGVPLALGSRFAARAVSRTVPLALAVTLASGTLAFAAVERSSSEAARSERASYVAGPDVRVTAPPDAQRAGVEAEREALAAVTGVESVSPVDRDSLFVDDLPADALLADLSATDPADLVGDADVDLSPLADGTGDTVPVAVTEDLADDASLDVGDTVTLSVFGVPTGLEVAVVLPALRTVTDGSGGILMDARAAGPVVRAAEEPDEWWLTVASGREDDVADAVRERPDLAADVLTRDDVLRRLDDDPSTGGAALAQVLVLTAAGTLVVGTLLLVSVVLLRRRERADQARMLGAAGGDRRSLTGVLAWEHAFVTGAGVVVGVLAGTAVAAVTLVSMTLGPDGRLLQPEPQLVVPWLPLLLPPLVMVTLPLLALVWLVRRDHGPGLSAPDTGGGR
- the fbaA gene encoding class II fructose-bisphosphate aldolase codes for the protein MPIATPEKYAEMLDAAKSGSFAFPAINVSSSQTLNAALKGFADAESDGIIQVSTGGAEYLSGPSVKNMVTGSVAFAAYAAEVAKAYPVNIALHTDHCPKDKLDGFVRPLVDISAERVARGEAPLFQSHMWDGSAVPLDENLQIAEDLLARCAAAHIVLEIEVGVVGGEEDGVANEINDQLYTTPEDAVATVRALGAGEKGRYLTALTFGNVHGVYKPGNVKLRPEILKAAQEAAAQELGRDTGDRPFDLVFHGGSGSTAEEISAAVDYGVIKMNVDTDTQYAFTRPVAGHMFGNYDGVLKVDGEVGNKKAYDPRAWGKAAEAGMAARVVEACENLRASGHTLR